One Zeugodacus cucurbitae isolate PBARC_wt_2022May chromosome 3, idZeuCucr1.2, whole genome shotgun sequence genomic region harbors:
- the LOC105219425 gene encoding RNA-splicing ligase RtcB homolog produces the protein MVVRPYNEELKYLEKISDCCWRIKKDFQPNMKVEGCFYVNSRLERLMLEELKNSCRPGAVGGFLPGVKQIANVAALPGIVGRSIGLPDIHSGYGFAIGNMAAFDMDDPTSIVSPGGVGFDINCGVRLLRTNLFEKDVQPVKEQLAQSLFDHIPVGVGSKGIIPMNAHDMEEALEMGMDWSLREGYVWAEDKEHCEEYGRMLNADPSKVSLRAKKRGLPQLGTLGAGNHYAEIQIVDEIYDKWSASKMGIEEKGQVCVMIHSGSRGFGHQVATDALVQMEKAMKRDQIETNDRQLACARINSQEGQDYLKAMAAAANFAWVNRSSMTFLTRQAFAKMFNTTPDDLDMHVIYDVSHNIAKIENHIVDGKEKQLLVHRKGSTRAFPPHHPLIPVDYQLTGQPVLVGGTMGTCSYVLTGTEKGMHETFGSTCHGAGRALSRAKSRRNLDYKDVLEKLEEMGIAIRVASPKLVMEEAPESYKDVTDVVDTCHMAGISKKCIKLRPIAVIKG, from the exons atggTTGTGAGACCTTATAATGAAGAGTTGAAATATCTCGAGAAGATAAGCGACTGCTGTTGGAGAATAAAAAAAGACTTTCAGCCCAATATGAAAGTAGAAGGCTGCTTCTATGTAAACAGCCGGTTAGAACGACTCATGCTAGAAGAACTTAAAAACTCATGTAGACCCGGAGCAGTTGGTGGTTTTTTGCCAGGAGTAAAACAAATAGCAAATGTTGCAGCTTTGCCGGGCATTGTTGGCCGATCTATTGGGCTCCCGGATATTCATTCTGGTTATGG ATTTGCTATTGGCAATATGGCCGCATTTGATATGGACGATCCCACATCAATA gtAAGCCCAGGAGGAGTGGGATTTGATATCAACTGCGGGGTACGTTTACTTCGTACAAATCTTTTCGAAAAAGATGTTCAGCCTGTTAAAGAACAATTGGCGCAGTCTCTTTTCGATCATATACCTGTTGGAGTGGGTTCTAAAGGTATAATCCCAATGAATGCTCATGACATGGAAGAGGCTCTAGAAATGGGTATGGATTGGTCTCTTCGTGAAGGATATGTTTGGGCCGAAGACAAAGAACACTGTGAAGAATATGGCCGTATGTTGAATGCAGATCCTTCGAAAGTAAGTTTGCGTGCAAAAAAACGCGGTCTTCCACAATTGGGAACATTGGGAGCAGGTAATCACTACGCGGAAATTCAAATTGTTGATGAAATTTATGATAAATGGAGTGCCAGCAAAATGGGAATTGAAGAAAAAGGTCAAGTGTGCGTTATGATACATTCCGGCAGTCGTGGTTTTGGGCATCAAGTTGCTACTGATGCTTTGGTTCAAATGGAGAAGGCTATGAAGAGAGATCAAATTGAAACAAATGATCGGCAATTAGCATGTGCTCGCATAAACTCACAAGAAGGCCAAGATTATTTGAAAGCCATGGCAGCTGCTGCAAATTTTGCTTGGGTTAATCGAAGCTCAATGACTTTCCTCACACGGCAAGCATTCGCCAAAATGTTCAACACAACACCGGATGATCTTGATATGCATGTGATATATGATGTCTCTCATAATATTGCCAAAATAGAAAATCACATCGTCGACGGCAAAGAAAAACAATTGCTTGTGCACAGAAAG GGATCAACACGAGCTTTCCCACCACATCATCCTCTTATACCGGTGGACTATCAACTGACAGGCCAACCAGTTTTAGTTGGCGGCACAATGGGCACATGCAGTTACGTGCTAACAGGAACCGAGAAAGGAATGCATGAAACATTTGGCTCTACATGTCATGGAGCT GGGCGCGCTTTATCGCGCGCTAAGTCACGACGAAATTTAGATTATAAAGACGTTCttgaaaaattagaagaaatgGGTATTGCTATACGTGTGGCATCGCCCAAACTTGTGATGGAGGAAGCGCCGGAATCTTACAAAGATGTTACTGATGTTGTTGATACATGTCACATGGcaggaattagcaaaaaatgtataaaattacgACCAATTGCTGTAATTAAAGGATAA